The window TCCGGCTGTCCTTTTTGCATTGCTGTTAAATGTACTGTTATAAGCCTGGAACATATTCGCAGGATACCATTTATCATCTGTTGTAGTGGTTTGTCCGTGTGCTACTGCAATATCTCGTAATGCGGTCTGATAATTCTCAAAGCCTGCAGAACTTGTGGGAACATTAGTAATTACTGCAATTTCTGCAGGGTTCGTAATATCAATATATTTTAATGCTAAAAACGGATCACCATAAATCTGTGCATTTTTTTCCAGCTTATAAAGTCTGTAAACAGGTGTATTTGCATAGGCTCCCGTTTTGTTTGAAAGGTTTTTCATCGCTTGTTTTGTTGCATCAATTTCGCTTGCCAAACGATTCATACGAATCAAGTCTGTACGAAGATTAAACTCTCCTGCAAATTCCCATTTACGTTCCTGAACAATAGCGGCTTCAAATGCCTGCTGACCAGACGGAGCAGGTACAGAACCAATTCCTGCACGGTTTCTTACCTGCATTAAAGCAGTGGTTCCTGCAGCGGTAGGTCCGCCGTTTAGATAGTTCTGAGTTTCTGCATACATTAATAAAACATCTGCATATCTTAAAACAGGAATATTTAAATTACGGGCGTCTGCAGCCTGGGGCGCAATACACCATCCCATTCTGAATTTACCTGACAGGATACATGAATATGTAGTTCCGGCATTCACCCAGGTGTCACTTGCATTACCATTGTTTAAGAAATATACACTGTAAGAAGTACAAGAAACGTCCCTACGTGTATCTCCCTGATTAAAAGACAAATAATAACTAGGAAGAATGAATTGCAATGCCTTTCTAGATCCATACGTTCCTCCACGAGACCCTTCATTAGCGTAGACTCCGAAAGCTGAGTTTGTATTTGCCCCGTATTCTGCAACCTGCCAAAGAATCTCAGAGTTTGTGACTGAAAATTTCCTTTGGCAGAAATTGAACCACAAGGCTTCAAAACCACTTTTACCGCCCTGAGCCTGAACCAAAGAATTGCTTCCTCCGTTAATAATAGCCGCACAGGCATTATCCGCAATCTGATACAACTCCTGAATTCTGCTGTTATCACTACGGCGCGACATCATGGCTCCACTTCCGGTATTCAGATCCCAACGAAGGGAATATCCTGCTGCGTAAAGAGCAATTCTTGCCAATAGGGCATTCACTGCATGTTTTGTTAAACGTTCTGTTGTTGCATATCCACTTTGTCCAAAACCTGGAACGTTGACTACGGATTCCTGAAGATCAGCAATGATATGATCATAAATTTCGTCTCTTGAAGTACGTTTTGGATACAATGTATTCGGGTCATTCGGATCCATCTCATCCAAAGGTTTAAAAACTGAAGGAACGTCTCCGTAAACACGAATTAAATTATAATAACAAAATGCACGGATGGCCTTAACTTCAGCTAATAAAGCATCACGTTTTGGGCTTGCTTCCATTTTGCTTAATCCGCTGACTGCAATATTTGTTCTTTCAATAACGGTATACATCGCAGAGTAAATTCCTGTTACCGTATTGGGGGTATATGCATCATATTGATAGTTGGCAATATTATATTTGGAATTATTGGTAGAGCCATCTTCTGAAGAATGGGTTACTGTGTCTCCGGCTCCTAACTGATAATACATTTCTGTTGGAACTATACCTCTGTAACAACCCAGAACAAACATTTCTGCAGTATCTATATTTTTAAATACGGATTCTGTATCCAATGAATTGTAAGCGGGTTGATCCAGAAAATCGTCACTGCATGAATTCATCGCTAAAACAGCAACGAAAATTGAGGGAAGAATGACTAATTTTCTTAGAAACATGGGAGTATTATATATATATTTCATGATTTTAAATATTACATCATTAAAAAGTTAAATTAAGGCCAAGAACATAGCTTCTCGAACGGGGATACGTAGAACTGTCGTACCCAGGTGTAACAGTCACCCCGCTTGCTGCAGAAACTTCAGGGTCATAACCTGAATACCCTGTAATTGTTGCTAAATTGTTAACAGTAAAATAGATGCGGGCATTGGACAACATTACTTTATTCAAAAATTCTTTAGGAAAAGAATATCCTAATGTCACCTGGGCAATTCTCAGATAAGAACCGTCTTCTACATAGTATGATGATGGGTAGGCAATATTTGAAGTGTTTGTATTGCTTAAACTCCAAAGGCTTGAGTCTTCGTTTGGATTCAGTTCTTTTAATCTTACTAAATTGGTTGTTGCCAGCCCCGTATTAGGATCAATCAGATGATAATAATTATTCCCGAATTCTGAAGGAACATTCTGGAACATCGCATATGGGCTTAAGCTTTGTTTAGTGGCATTATAAATATCATTTCCAACGCTAAATTTCATAAATACAGCCAGGTCAAAACCTTTGTAAGAGAAATTATTACTGATTCCTCCGATAAAGTCCGGAGTACCGTTTCCGATCTTCTGCATTTTTCTTGTAAACTGATCTCCTGATTCATTATCAGCAGCAAATTTCATATCGCCCGGTTTAGGAGTTCCGGTTGCAGGTTTTACAACGCCCGGCTTTAAGGTTAAAGATCCGTCCGAATTTTGGGTAAAGTCATCCGTAGTGTAAACTCCCTGATAAATATACCCGTACATATCTCCCAGTTCTTCTCCTACCGTTGCATAGTAGGTCACCATTCCCGTTCTGCTGCCTCCTACACTGAATGTTTTATTCAGTTGTCCGTTCTCAAGAGAAAGAACTTTAGATTTGTTAAAAGAGATATTAAGATCTGTCGTCCATCTGAAGTTTCCGGATTTTACATTCACCGTATTTAATGTGAATTCCATCCCTCTGTTTCTCATAGAACCGATATTCTGGTACTGTCTCGAATATCCTGAAGAAACGGGAAGTACACTTTCGAAAAGCATTTTGCTTACGTTATTATGATACCATTCGGAAGTCAATTTAATTCTGCTATTGAAAAACGCCAGATCTACACCAATATTGGTAGTTCTCAGCTCTTCCCACTGAAGATCACGATTTCCCCAGTTTGTACTGGTAACGTATGCCGGATATCCCTGAGTATTGTTTATTGGATAATCTGTAAGCAAAACATTGGTTCTCCATAAGTTATTGGAGACACCATTGTTACCTGTTACTCCATATTCAATTCTTAATTTAAAATCATTAACGATTTTATCAATCTTATGACCCTGCCAGAAATTTTCCTGAGAAACACGCCATGCACCTGCTACAGATGGAAAATACCCCCAGCGGGATCCTTCTGCAAATTTTGAAGAACCATCCGCACGTATTGTTCCTGTAATTAAATAGCGATTATCATAATTATAATTTACCCGGGCAAAATAGGAAAGTAAGCTGTTGCTTGATCTATCTGTATTTTTATCGGCAACCGTTGCGTTGGCAATATCATCCAGTCCGAAATTAGGATATGGGAATTTTGTAAGTTTCATGCTGCTTCCCTCGGATTCTTCATACCAGATTTCGTTCCCTATTAAAGCATTTAGTTTATGTTTTTCACCCAACCTTTTATTATAATTCAAAGTATTCGTGATCTGATAACGGAATGTTTCTGCATTGGCGATATTGCCATTGATCCCTGTGTTTACAGGATCTGTGAGGAACGCACGGGAGTTTTGATCTGAAAATGATGTTGATTTGCTGTTTATCCAGCTATATTGTCCGGCAGTTCTCCATGTGAAGTTTTTCAGAAAGTCAAATTCGATACCTGCATTGGCTACGAATGTTCTGGTACGCTTGTTTGAAGTTGAAGCCTGGGTTTCTATGTATGGGTTTTCTGTATCGAAACCAGAGTCCAGCGCTGAAAAATCCGGGAAAGTCTGAGTGTTGAACAAATGATCCTGGGTAAATAATGTACCACCGGTAATAGGCTGAAGAAGAATTTTTTTCATTCCTGAATAAGCTCCTCCACCGTTTACAGAATTGTTCGTAAACATGGTATTGAAATCTACTCTTACCCCTTTATACAATTCTGAATTGATATTGGCACGTAATGAATTCCTTGTCTCACTATAGTTTTGAAGCAAACCATCCTGTTTATTGTAATTATAACTGATGAATGCCTGTGTCTTATTATTTCCTACAGAAACGTTTACGTTGTGGTTCTGAGTTAATCCCGTTCCTCCCAGCATTTTTTCCTGCCAATCTAATGCAGAAGCAGATCCGTAGCGATTGGCAATTCTCTGATTGGCTCCGGAATAGAATCCCGGTGCATCGGTTCCCAGATTATTATCAAAAACATTACTCCACGCTGATGGTTTAGACTGAAGAACTCCCAATTCGTACTGATACTTTACATATTGTTCCACATTGGAGAGCATATCCAGTTTCTTTGAAAGCATATCAAATGACATGAAAGTATTGTAGGTGATAGTCGTTTTTCCTTTCTTCCCACTTTTAGTTTTAATAACAATAATACCGTTGGAACCACGAGCTCCGTAAATGGCAATGGCAGAAGCACCTTTCAGTACATCGATACTTTCAATATCATTGGGATTAATCACATTCAAAGCGTTATCCAATTGGAACCCGTCTACAATATACAGCGGATCGGAACTTTGAGTTATGGAGGAACCACCTCTGATCGTAACGTTGGCATTGGCACCCGGAGCACCACCTGCTGTTACGATATTCAGACCTGATGCTCTTCCCTGCAGCGCCTGTAAAGCATTCATTGCCGGTGTAGCTGCCAAATCTTTTGCAGAAACTGAAGAAACAGATCCTGTTAAGTCTGACTTTTTAACTTTACCATAACCGATAACAACCACTTCCTCAATATCTTTTGTGTTTTTCACAGAATCATTTACCGTCTTTTGCCCCCAGACAAAACTTGTTGAAAGCATAAATGCCGGAAAGACGATTCGCTTTATATTTTTATGTTTAACTATTAAAGACATATGTTAATTTTTATGTTACCAAAATACACCGTTACAAAAATCCGGGCATCCTGCAATATCCTGTATTTAAATATTAACGATTTACCACAATCAGCCACGATATTTAAGTTATATTTTAAAATAAACAACAAAACAATTGTAAATCACTAATTATTTTATAAAATACTTAACTAAACCGCGAATTAAAAATCCCTCTATTTTTAATAAAAGACACTGATTTTTCAGTGCCTTTAAAAGAGCTAAAATTCTAACTCTGAAACTATATGAATGGATGAATGTGAAATGAATTTTATCGTAAAGAATTTCCGTATCCTACAATCAAAATAGAAACAAACATTACAATCATTCCGCCAGAAATGGTTATAATTGTTTTTTTGGAAACTCCTTTCCATTCATTGATGATAATTCCCCATAAATTGGCAATAAAAATGATAAAGGCCATGTGTAAAATCCATGAGCTGGCGCCATTTCCCATTTTACTTTCGCCCATACCATAAAAGAAGAACTGTAAAAACCACATAGTTCCGGCAAGTGCACAGAAAATCAAGTTACGCACCACCGGTACGTTTCTTTTGGTATAATCGGTATAAGATTTATTTTTAACAGCTAAGTACAAACACCCGATCAGATTGACTGCCATACCACCCCAAAGCACAACAATGTAGGTTACATTATTTTGAAAAAGGAATTCTCCCTGATCCGGGTTAGCTATTTTCCAGGCTTCATTGGCTGCGATTGCCATTGGCTTTCCTGCTTCCAGTCCGAAGTTAAAACATGCACTTAAAACACCGGATATGATAGAAACGATTAATCCCAACCCGAATTTATATTCCGTTTTTACTTCTAGACCATGAGGATCTGTTGAATCGGTTTGTAACTCTTTTTCTTTCATCATTCCTGCTTTTCCACTAATGATGATTCCGATGACACAAACCAGAAGTCCCAGCAAAACAAACTGTCCCCATTGGCTGGAAAACAGCAAACCGATATTGTCTTTTCCTGTTTGTGGAGAAAATTCATAATAAATGGAAGGAACGAGTGATCCAAACACCATACAAAGCCCCAAAATAATGCTGCTTCCAAGTGCTACTCCAAGATATCTAACGCCCAAACCATAAGTAAAACCGCCAATTCCCCACAAAGCACCAAACAAAAACGTCAGCCCCAATATGGAAGAGCTTTCATTCTGAATGATTTCCCAAAAACCGGGAATGGTAAGAAATGCCGCAAGAGGCGGCACAATGATCCAGGAAAAGACGCCTCCAATTAACCAATAGGTTTCCCAGGACCAGCCTTTTACTTTTTTATAGGGTAAATAAAAGCTGCCTGAAGAAAAACCTCCTAAGAAGTGAAAAAAAACTCCTAATAATGCATTCATAATTTATCTTATGGATTGAATTTGAAAATTAATACTATGAAATCGATTGCGCATCTTGTAGTGTCATGTTGTAATATTAGTTTCTTAACGCTCCTGCTTTCTAAATCGATACATTCACTCAGTGAAAATTAACTATTTTGAATATTCGTTTATTTTAATTGATACACTTCACTTGCAGCAAGCAACAGACAACCTAAACCATAATCTTCAAAATCAGGCTGCTTATCAATGGCAAGCGGCTGACCGTCTTTAGGTTCTTTTCCTGTTCCCTGAACCCAGCCTAAAAATCCGTTCGGCTGAACAGAATCTTTTACAATTGCGCTCCAGGCTTTTACGAGAACGGGTAAATATGTCTTTTTATCAATCAATCCTTTATTAAGCCCATAGGCCATTCCATACACAAAGAGAGCGGTTCCCGTCATTTCTTTACCTCCGAAATTGCCAGGATCATGCAGACTTACATTCCAAAAGCCATCTTCCCTCTGAATGGGTAGCAAAGCTGATAACAGATCTTTATAATCCTGTAAATATTCCTTATAATGCGGATCAGATTCCGGGGTATCTTCCAGTGTACGCGCTAAAGCTGCAACTACCCAACCGTTTCCGCGGCTCCAGTAGCAATCTTCGCCATTGGGTTCTTTATAAGGGGGAACGAAGCTTTTATCCCGCCACCAAAGTTTGTCTTTTGGGTTATATAAACCATTTCCTCCATGCTTATATTTCGTAAAGGCATACATCTCATAATTTTTATCGAAATATTTTTGTTCACCTGTAATTCTGCCCAGCTTTGTAAAAATCGGCATTCCCATTTGGAGCGCATCAATCCACCACCAGTCATCTGATTTTTTAGAGGCAATCATACTGTCCATAGAAGCTTTGACAAATTTTATTCTTTCCGGATTTTTTTTGCCGTCAATTTCATAAAGATCCAGATACGTTTGTCCGCAAGCCTGGTTGTCTGCATTACGGGTATAGGTACCGCGCATCATGTCCCAATTGTGTTTTTGAGACCAGTCGATGGCGTAATCGTAATACTCTTTTTTAGGATCTATTTTATACAGAGCCATCAGTCCTTCATAGTAAACAGCCCGTGTCCACAAATTACTTGGCCATACTTTTTTTCCGACAACTTCCTTTCCCGCGTCCGGCCATTTGTTCATGAAATATTGATTTGCCCTGCGTGAAACGTCCAAAACTTCTTTTTTATCCGGAAGATTAACGTTTTTTGCCACCGTTTGTTTCTGAACTGAGCAGGAATATAAAACTCCAAACATCGACGCAAAAAAAACGCCTCTCATTAGTACTTGCTTCATAATTATTTTATTTTAGATAATTAAAGGATTAAGGTTGATTTAAGGTTTAACTGTATAAATATTTGGCAATGGAGCTTTTGAAACAGATTCATCCAAATAATAATCAGTATGAGGAGGCTGGTTGTAGCCTACATTTTGCCAAACAATACTCAATCGGTATTGCGGATTATGCATCATCGTATACAAACGGTGCTTCGTAGGAATGGTAGAACTGAAAACCCGAAGCTCCTGATTATCTGATGTTCTGTAAATCAGCTCTTCCCGCCAGTCTCCAAATAAATCGGCAACCAGAGAAGGATTTTTCTTAGTGCCATTGTTAGATTCGCACTGAAAATCCTTAGCATCAAAAATGAGATTGGACTTTTCTTTATTCCAATCCCATTTTGACACAGAAGTTCCGTCTAAAATTTCGCTTAAAAAATCCCCATCCCAATAAATTCCCATATTACAGGCAGGATTTTTATCACTTATTTTTCTTCCTTTAGTATCGTAAATACCTTTCACACCAGCTCCTGAAGCCCACGATTCTGAACCTTGATAGCGGGGATCAATATTTAAGGACAGTCCTCTTCCCGGTCCTTGAAATTTGCCCTGTTTACTATAAATCAAAGAAGGTAGTTTCCATAAAACCTTACCCGTTGCACCTGCTCTGAAATGGGCACCCGCATCATCAAATCTTTCCTGAATATCAAAAATTTCCAATCCCGGAGAGGAAGGATCCAGATCACCAACGTGCAGTGCATCACCGTGACCAAAGCCCGTGCTGTTCAAGACTTTTCCGTTATTATCAACCGTCATTGCACCAAAAATAATTTCATCTTTTCCATCATTATCTACATCGGCAATGCTCAGGTTATGATTTCCCTGACCACGGTATTTTTTATTTTCTTTTGAACTTTCCGTATCAAAAAGCCATCGTAAACTGAGTTTTTTATCCTTATAATCCCAGGCAGCGATTGCCGTTCGGGTATAATAACCTCTCGACATAATAATGCTGGGTGTTTTGCCATCCAGATAAGCAACTGCACCCAAAAACCGGTCTACCCTATTTCCTTTCGCATCGCCCCAGGTTTCGGTAAGCTGTTCCGGAGTCGGATTCAAGCTGCCCTGAAATCTCGGAACAATATAATGAACGGTATTAATTTCTTCGCCTGTTTCACCATTAAAAACAGTCAAATATTCAGGACCGGAAAGGATAAACCCGTTTTCATTCCGGTAATCTTTGGAAGGATCCCCGATGAATTTTCCTTTACCATCTCTGCTTCCATCTGCCGTCTTCATAACGACTTCTGCTTTGCCGTCCTGGTCTAAATCATACACTAAAAATTGTGTGTAATGCGCCCCTTCCCTGATATTTTTTCCTAAGTTAATTTCCCACAAGAATTTTCCGTTCAGTTTATAAGCCTGAATAATGGGTTCATCTGTAAAGCCTTTCTGACTGTTGTCTTTGGATTGCCCCGTCTGATGAAGGATAATTTCATATTCACCATCTCCGTCAAGATCGGCAACAGAAGCATCGTTGGGCGTATATCCCACCGGAGTTCTTAAAGGAATTGAAAAATAAGGTTTTTGATTAGCAGCATACTTCGCAGAATCCTGATCAATCTCCCGTTCCTGGGTATTGGATCTTACGAAATAAGTGTAATTCTTTGTTTTGTCTGCCGTTGTATCTAAAAAACTGGTTTCGTTAAGCAATGGTTTTTCGTTCAGCTTTTTGCTTTTATTATTTTCAATACGATATAGATCAAACTGAATATTCTGAGGTTCTGTACCCAGTAAACGCCAGCTCACAAAAATTCCTGTTTCTGAAGGTACTGCAACAATTCCTCTTTTTAAATACTCCATTTGCCTTTGTGCTGAAAGGAGCTGTGAAAAAAAAATGATCAGTACAATAAAGTTATATTTTATATTCATAATTCTGAACTATTACATTAATATATAATTCAATCGATTGCGCAATTTATTTTGATATACTTTTCTTTATATGAATTCTATTTTGAAAAATATAATGGAAATAACTGAATTTGTCCATCCAATCCGGAAGGCTGAATTTTCCATCCAGAGGCATCAAAAGCTTTATAATCAATATTTACAAAATTAATTTCATGATAATTACGCCATTGAATTTTATTCTGATCCATGTAACGGATTCTATTTGCCATCAAATTGCAGACTTCAATCTGAATGGTATTTTTCCCTTTTTTCAGATATTTCCCAATGTTGATTTCAAAAGGAATACTCCAGACAATCCCAGCTTCCTGACCGTTAACAATTACTTTTGCACTTTCATATAGTTTATCGAATTTTAAAAGATAATCGTCTGCTTTTTTATTCTTCAAAACTAATGTTGTTGTATAAACACCGGTTCCTGAAAAGCTCTGTGTTGCAGAATCTTCTGAAAAGTTCGTCCAGGGTTCCGGATTTTTTAGAATCCTTGATTTTGGACGTTCGGGACCGCCTTCTTTGAAAGTCAGCTGCCATGCTTGATTTAAACTGATAGGGGAATCTATTTTTTCAATATAATTCCATTTTGCAATGGAATGATCAACAGATTCACTATTTTTAAAAAATAAAGATTGTCCGGATTTCAGTTGAATTCTTACAGAATTGTTTTGTATTTCCGCAACTCCGAAATCTCCGTTTTCCGGATTCATGATCACGGCTTGCTTTCCTGTATAGTTTAAAGGAATAAACTGATTAATGTCCTTTGCAGTATGATTAACAATGAAATAGTATTTTCCACCGTCAAACTGTCTCCTCACAAACCTCAATCCGGTTTCCGTTAATTGTTCTTTTTGTATTTTTAAATATTCCAAGCCTTTTTCAATATCAGCACTTAACACAATTTTTCCTTTTCCGAAACTCGCAGTTTTTATATTTTCTCCGTGATCCTGAAACTCGATCTGAGCCCACAATGATTTCAGTTCTGCTCTTCTTTTTTCAACTTCAAAATTTCCGGGAATATCTTTTGGCTCATTTTGAAAAATAACCGAAGCGCCATTTTGAGCTAATTTGAGAATATAATGTATCGTAGTTTCCGGCAAATAAGTTAATTCAGGAATAATTAAAACCCGGTAAGAAGATCCTTCTTTTGCAGTCTGAATTTTCTGGTTTTCCGATTTGGATTCGCCAATCATCTTGTCAGAAATCATATCAAGAGCATAGCCCATTTTGCTTAGCTTCGTTAAATTCTTATACATTGGAGTTGGCTGCAGCCATTTTTCCACGTTATGAACTTTAAACGCGATATCTTTTCCATTCGGATTAGCCCATTGGTCATAAATTGGCCAGTATATCAACAGTTCATTATCAGATTTCCCGCTCTGCAAAACACTTTGAGTACGGGCAACATAAGAATTTAATCCCATTAAATGTGGCCACAAACTGTTTTCCGGAACAAAATTAACCGAAGCGTAAAAAAGCCATCCCGGAAAAGGAACATCGGCCGGTGTATATGTTGTACCATGATAAAAAACGTGATTGATTCCAGATAGAAAAACCTGCTCCACTTCGGGTTTTGCTTGCGACCAGGAGGTTTTAAAATGCTCTGTAAGCCATGTAAAAGTTTCATTTGAAATTAATTGTTTACCTCTAACATTGGCAGCCGATGAAGCAAATTTCAGCATATTAATATCCGGTTGATCAGATTTTTGCACATCTGTACGCTCTCTTCTCAGCCCCGGAATATCAAAAACCGTACTTCCAAAAGTCTCAGACTCCGGAATATCGACTGCAGCATACAAGTCCAGTAAATTTCCTGGCGATCCGTGGGCCTGGTTGGTATTTTTGGAATTTTTGGAATGAGCCCAGTTTGTAAAATCCTTAGTAAAATTGCTCAAAATCAATTCGCTCAGGGTTTCCCTGTAATCTGACTTAATTCTACCCGTCATCTCGTTTTCTTCGTTACTGACAAGATATTTAATGTATGGACTCAAATCATATCCTCTCCTTTTTTTAAATTCACTTTTAAAATCAGGGGTCCAGTCAGCATTATAAACCTCATAACTGTCATTGAAAAAAGAACGGATTCCATAGTTTGAGTTTCCAAAAGCTTTATCGAAAGTTTTAAGATAATCTTTCGTTGCATCAGGTGAAAAATGATCTAGTGTATACCCTTCACCACCTGGAGCTGCACGTTTTACTTTTTGTAAAGTTTTGCCTGTAAAAACAGCATAAATCGTCCATTTCCCGGAATCCGGCTTCCAGTTGAGAGAGCCGTCATTTGCTATTTTATCAGTTAAAACAACTGCTTCATTTTTCTCATTGTAAGCCGTTACAATATCTAATTTTATTGTTTCTAAATTCTTCTGTTTTTCATCATTCAGAATGATTTGCTCTGAAAATTTTTCGCCTGATGAAATTGTGTATGTCTGAACAATCATTTTTGTAGCGGCATCTTCTTTGTCAACCTGCGAACCACCGATTGGCCAGCCTGTTCCTACAGCCATATCAACTCCCATGTTCAAACTTTTTGCTTTGCATGTAGTGAATTGAAGCATTTTCATCCACTCCGGAGAAAGATAATTGATGTACTGATTTTCAAAACCTTTTGCTCCATAAATGGGAACGATTTCTATGCCACCGAAACCTGCTTTATTAAGTGTTGTCAATTCTTTATCCAATCCTTTTTCGCTGACAGCATTTCCCATCCACCACCATCGTGTCCACGGCTTTGCCGTTTCAGTGGTTTTTGGCCACGGATTTTGTGCAGGAAGATTCCCAAACGCAAAACAAAATATGCCTGCCTTTACTATAGATTGAATATTCATTTTCTTACTTTTTAGTTTCCATCCGGTTTTAAAGATTCCATGAAGATACATTCCGGCCAATGGAATTTTTCAAAAGGATCAGGTTGATTTAAGTCAAAACCTTTATATTTTTTAGAAATAAACTTAGTCAAAGGCAGCTTCTGATCGACAATACTTTTTATGACACATTTTGCCAGTTCATAAGCGCCATACGTATTAAAGTGAGTATCATCTGCCAAAGCATCCTTCTGATTGGGATAAGAATTTGCAGGATAATAGACAAATGCTTTTTTAGAATTTTCCGGTCCCAACGCTTCAAAAAGCGTTTTACTCATTGCATTCAGGTCGATTAAATATACATTTTCTTCTTTGCTAATTTCCCGCATCGCATCAGGAAAATCATCAAGAGTATTGACAATCTTATTATTCTTATCAAAAACTCTTCGATTCATTGATGTAACTAAAACAGGAATCGCTCCCAATTGTTTTGCTTTATTACTCCATTCCTGTAATCTTTTTCTATAACCAGATTTTGTGCTGTTGCCATACTTCTGATCATTATGCCCAAACTGGATGAACAGATAATCTCCAGGCTTTATTTTGTTCCAGATTTTATCAATCCGATGGCGGTCTTCAAAAGCTTTCAAAGTTTCTCCGCTTTCGGCGTAATTCGCAACAACAACTTCTTCCGGAACAAAAAAACACGGTAGCATTTGTCCCCACGAGGCCCAGGGTTCGTACTGTGCATCTACAACCGTGGAATCCCCTGTCAGGTAAATTGTTTTTGCCGTTTTGTTAGACTGAATGGTTATTGCACAAATTTTTGGGGCTTTACTGTTAAATTCAATCGTCAATAAGTTGTCCCAATGTAAATATTTTCTTTCTCTTGGTTTTAATTTTACAATTCCAATTTCAACTCCATCCTGATTACGGAGAATGCTGTCTTTAATATGAACTGTAATAAGTTTTTCAACTATTTCACCTTCTTTTGTTTTTACTTCGTCCAGCATCAGACGACGGTTTTCTACACGAGCTGTTGTTTGAGAAGTTCCTTTAGAATCACCTAAATTTAACTTAATATCATAATTCCCTTCCGGAAGTACCACCGAAAAATAGAAAGGTCTGTCGCTGGTAATATAATCT of the Chryseobacterium viscerum genome contains:
- a CDS encoding SusC/RagA family TonB-linked outer membrane protein, which produces MSLIVKHKNIKRIVFPAFMLSTSFVWGQKTVNDSVKNTKDIEEVVVIGYGKVKKSDLTGSVSSVSAKDLAATPAMNALQALQGRASGLNIVTAGGAPGANANVTIRGGSSITQSSDPLYIVDGFQLDNALNVINPNDIESIDVLKGASAIAIYGARGSNGIIVIKTKSGKKGKTTITYNTFMSFDMLSKKLDMLSNVEQYVKYQYELGVLQSKPSAWSNVFDNNLGTDAPGFYSGANQRIANRYGSASALDWQEKMLGGTGLTQNHNVNVSVGNNKTQAFISYNYNKQDGLLQNYSETRNSLRANINSELYKGVRVDFNTMFTNNSVNGGGAYSGMKKILLQPITGGTLFTQDHLFNTQTFPDFSALDSGFDTENPYIETQASTSNKRTRTFVANAGIEFDFLKNFTWRTAGQYSWINSKSTSFSDQNSRAFLTDPVNTGINGNIANAETFRYQITNTLNYNKRLGEKHKLNALIGNEIWYEESEGSSMKLTKFPYPNFGLDDIANATVADKNTDRSSNSLLSYFARVNYNYDNRYLITGTIRADGSSKFAEGSRWGYFPSVAGAWRVSQENFWQGHKIDKIVNDFKLRIEYGVTGNNGVSNNLWRTNVLLTDYPINNTQGYPAYVTSTNWGNRDLQWEELRTTNIGVDLAFFNSRIKLTSEWYHNNVSKMLFESVLPVSSGYSRQYQNIGSMRNRGMEFTLNTVNVKSGNFRWTTDLNISFNKSKVLSLENGQLNKTFSVGGSRTGMVTYYATVGEELGDMYGYIYQGVYTTDDFTQNSDGSLTLKPGVVKPATGTPKPGDMKFAADNESGDQFTRKMQKIGNGTPDFIGGISNNFSYKGFDLAVFMKFSVGNDIYNATKQSLSPYAMFQNVPSEFGNNYYHLIDPNTGLATTNLVRLKELNPNEDSSLWSLSNTNTSNIAYPSSYYVEDGSYLRIAQVTLGYSFPKEFLNKVMLSNARIYFTVNNLATITGYSGYDPEVSAASGVTVTPGYDSSTYPRSRSYVLGLNLTF
- the rhaT gene encoding L-rhamnose/proton symporter RhaT, yielding MNALLGVFFHFLGGFSSGSFYLPYKKVKGWSWETYWLIGGVFSWIIVPPLAAFLTIPGFWEIIQNESSSILGLTFLFGALWGIGGFTYGLGVRYLGVALGSSIILGLCMVFGSLVPSIYYEFSPQTGKDNIGLLFSSQWGQFVLLGLLVCVIGIIISGKAGMMKEKELQTDSTDPHGLEVKTEYKFGLGLIVSIISGVLSACFNFGLEAGKPMAIAANEAWKIANPDQGEFLFQNNVTYIVVLWGGMAVNLIGCLYLAVKNKSYTDYTKRNVPVVRNLIFCALAGTMWFLQFFFYGMGESKMGNGASSWILHMAFIIFIANLWGIIINEWKGVSKKTIITISGGMIVMFVSILIVGYGNSLR
- a CDS encoding RagB/SusD family nutrient uptake outer membrane protein, producing the protein MKYIYNTPMFLRKLVILPSIFVAVLAMNSCSDDFLDQPAYNSLDTESVFKNIDTAEMFVLGCYRGIVPTEMYYQLGAGDTVTHSSEDGSTNNSKYNIANYQYDAYTPNTVTGIYSAMYTVIERTNIAVSGLSKMEASPKRDALLAEVKAIRAFCYYNLIRVYGDVPSVFKPLDEMDPNDPNTLYPKRTSRDEIYDHIIADLQESVVNVPGFGQSGYATTERLTKHAVNALLARIALYAAGYSLRWDLNTGSGAMMSRRSDNSRIQELYQIADNACAAIINGGSNSLVQAQGGKSGFEALWFNFCQRKFSVTNSEILWQVAEYGANTNSAFGVYANEGSRGGTYGSRKALQFILPSYYLSFNQGDTRRDVSCTSYSVYFLNNGNASDTWVNAGTTYSCILSGKFRMGWCIAPQAADARNLNIPVLRYADVLLMYAETQNYLNGGPTAAGTTALMQVRNRAGIGSVPAPSGQQAFEAAIVQERKWEFAGEFNLRTDLIRMNRLASEIDATKQAMKNLSNKTGAYANTPVYRLYKLEKNAQIYGDPFLALKYIDITNPAEIAVITNVPTSSAGFENYQTALRDIAVAHGQTTTTDDKWYPANMFQAYNSTFNSNAKRTAGFIGAAAGQLQIGSIIYTKPTGSAENGGTYPNWIEGGGDGLFYGFVPNKTELLPFAAQAAGHPLVDNPNLSQLPGY